DNA sequence from the Verrucomicrobiia bacterium genome:
CCCGACCGTGAGGAATTCCGCAACGCCGCCATTGTAGATCGCGTCAACACCACCATGGCGGTCTGGATGGCCACCTCGATGGCCTGCGCCCAGTGTCATCACCATAAGTTTGATCCCATCTCGCAACAGGAGTACTTCCGGCTCTTTGCCATCTTCAATAATACCGAGGATGCCGACCGGAGCGATGAGGTCCCCGTGCTGGAGCTCCCCACACCCGAGCAAAAGCAAGAGCAGGCGAAACTGAGAAGCGAACTCGCGCAGCTCGAGAAAGAACTCGGAATTACGCTGGATGACCCAGGGACCAATCAGGTTCCGGCGGACCTCAAACCCAAGCAGGAACGGCTGGCGCAGCTCAGGAAGCAATTGGCGGATATTAGGCCCAATACCGTGCCGATTATGCGCGAGTTGACCGGAGATAAGCGGCGCCAAACCCACGTGCAAATCCGAGGGAATTTCCGCGCAACTGCCGAGGAAGTAACACCCGGCGTTCCAGCCGTTTTTCCTCCGTTGCCCAAAGGCGCCGCACCCGACCGTCTGGGTCTTGCCCGCTGGCTGGTGGATGAAGACAACCCGCTGACTGGACGCGTGATTGCAAACCGATTCTGGGAACAGATTTTTGGGACGGGCATCGCGCGAACGAGCGAGGATTTCGGCTCACAGGGGGACCTGCCCACGCACCCGGAGTTGCTCGATTGGCTGGCGACGGAACTGCTGGCCCAGAAGTGGGACATCAAGGCCTTCTTAAGGCTGCTGGTCACCTCGGCTACTTATTGCCAGTCATCGCGCGTTACACCGGAATTGCTTGAACGCGACCCGGATAATCTGTTGCTGGCGCGTGGACCGCGTTTCCGGCTAACGGCGGAGGAAGTGCGGGACCAGGCCTTGTTTGCCAGCGGCTTGCTCAGCCGCAAGATGTACGGGCCGCCGGTTCGTCCGCCCAGCCCCTCCTTGGGTCTGAGCGCGGCTTTTGGCGGCTCATTGGATTGGAGCACCAGCGAGGGGGAGGATCGGTATCGGCGGGCCATTTACATCGATTGGCGTCGCACCAGTCTTTATCCCTCGTTGGCCACCTTTGATGCCCCGAGCCGGGAAATCTGTGCTTTGCGCCGTCCCCGCAGCAACACGCCTTTGCAGGCCCTGGTCACCTTAAACGATCCGGTTTATATCGAGGCGGCCCAGGCCCTGGCCCGGCGCATGGCCCAGGCGCCCGGCTCTGTCGCGGCCAAAGCCGGCTATGGCTTTCGATTGTGCCTGGCCAGACAGCCACACCAATCCGAGCTTGGCAAGCTGACCGCATTCTTTGATGAATCTCGCGCCGATTATGCCCGAACGCCGCAGAAGGCCCAAACAATCGCCACTAAACCCCTGGGACCAGCCCCGGAAGGCATTCCCATTGCAGAACTGGCCGCTTGGACCGTTGTGGCTAACGTGCTATTAAACTTGGATGAGACCCTGATGAAACCTTGAATTAATTTATGGACCCGGGATTCGAAACCATTCAGCAGGTCACCAGGCGAAATTTCCTCCGAAGCACTGGTCATTTTTGTTTGGGAGCCATTGCATTTGCCAGTCTGCTCGAACACGAGGCCGAGGGGGCGAATGCTCCCAACCCGCTCGCTCCAAAAGCTCCTCAATACGCGCCAAAGGTCAAACGAGTCATTTACCTGCACATGTCGGGCGGACCACCGCACCTGGATTTATTCGATTACAAACCAGAGTTGGTGAAATGGAACGACAAGCCCTGCCCGGACGAGTACCTCAAGGGACGGCGTTTTGCCTTCACCACCGGCGTCCCAAAGCTTATGGGAACACCCCGCCAATTCTCGCAGCATGGGCGCAGCGGGATTTGGATGTCTGACGCCATCCCGCGCCTGCATGAGGTCGCTGACGAACTCTGCGTCATCCGTTCGCTCAATAGCGACCAGTTCAATCACACACCCGCCGAACTCTTACTTTTTACCGGTTCGCCCCGCCAAGGCCGCCCTTCAATGGGGTCCTGGGTCACTTACGGTTTGGGAACCGAGAACGAGAATCTGCCCGGGTTCGTGGTCCTCATTTCGAGCGGGACTCAACCCAGTGCCGGTCCGGCCGCCTGGGGCAGCGGGTTTCTGCCTTCGGTCTTTCAGGGAGTGCAATGCCGTTCCAAGGGGGACCCCGTCCTGTACGTATCGGACCCCCCGGGCATGGACCGGTCGATGCGGCGCAAGACCTTGGATTTGTTACGCGATTTAAACGAAGAACAGGCCCGCGACCTGGGCCACCCGGAAACCATCACCCGCATCGCTCAGTATGAGCTGGCTTACCGGATGCAGATTTCCGTCCCGGAAGTGATGGATATCTCACGCGAACCCAAGGAGATGCTCGAGACCTACGGCGCCAGGCCCGGCGAGGCCAGCTTCGCCAATAACTGTCTGCTCGCGCGCAGGCTGCTGGAACAAGGCGTGCGCTTTGTGCAGT
Encoded proteins:
- a CDS encoding PSD1 and planctomycete cytochrome C domain-containing protein; the protein is MRNRPVAFSYLRKAAAGCRIPRGCRGMQRPWPNPGFWPRAGLAIVLSCRLGVAAPSPAASLKVDYDREVRPILSQNCYKCHGPDDAARKANLRFDLRGVALQPAKSGLTPIVPGAPDKSELVARLTALDPKRHMPPPDSGKKLNAAQVETLRSWVAQGAPYAMHWAYVKPTRPALPEVMDKTWPRNPVDRFILARIEQQGLKPSPPADRATLIRRVSLDLTGLPPTPGEMEAFINDKRPGAYERLVDRLLASSAYGEHWARMWLDLARYADSAGYADDPPRVIWAYRDYVIKSFNCNKPFDQFSIEQIAGDLLPDATEEDQIATAFHRNTMTNHEGGPDREEFRNAAIVDRVNTTMAVWMATSMACAQCHHHKFDPISQQEYFRLFAIFNNTEDADRSDEVPVLELPTPEQKQEQAKLRSELAQLEKELGITLDDPGTNQVPADLKPKQERLAQLRKQLADIRPNTVPIMRELTGDKRRQTHVQIRGNFRATAEEVTPGVPAVFPPLPKGAAPDRLGLARWLVDEDNPLTGRVIANRFWEQIFGTGIARTSEDFGSQGDLPTHPELLDWLATELLAQKWDIKAFLRLLVTSATYCQSSRVTPELLERDPDNLLLARGPRFRLTAEEVRDQALFASGLLSRKMYGPPVRPPSPSLGLSAAFGGSLDWSTSEGEDRYRRAIYIDWRRTSLYPSLATFDAPSREICALRRPRSNTPLQALVTLNDPVYIEAAQALARRMAQAPGSVAAKAGYGFRLCLARQPHQSELGKLTAFFDESRADYARTPQKAQTIATKPLGPAPEGIPIAELAAWTVVANVLLNLDETLMKP
- a CDS encoding DUF1501 domain-containing protein, which codes for MDPGFETIQQVTRRNFLRSTGHFCLGAIAFASLLEHEAEGANAPNPLAPKAPQYAPKVKRVIYLHMSGGPPHLDLFDYKPELVKWNDKPCPDEYLKGRRFAFTTGVPKLMGTPRQFSQHGRSGIWMSDAIPRLHEVADELCVIRSLNSDQFNHTPAELLLFTGSPRQGRPSMGSWVTYGLGTENENLPGFVVLISSGTQPSAGPAAWGSGFLPSVFQGVQCRSKGDPVLYVSDPPGMDRSMRRKTLDLLRDLNEEQARDLGHPETITRIAQYELAYRMQISVPEVMDISREPKEMLETYGARPGEASFANNCLLARRLLEQGVRFVQLFDWGWDFHGVSESEDIRDGLTKKCARTDRPVSALIRDLRQRGLLDETLIVWGGEFGRTPFREGRTSTGHILGRDHYPDCFTIFLAGGGIKRGITFGETDELGFAVTKDKVTVHDLQATILHLLGFNHERLTYRYEGRDFRLTDVEGQIVRGILT